A genomic window from Sulfurimonas sp. includes:
- a CDS encoding YraN family protein has translation MSRAKGNYAEDRACEFLLNNGFMVVERNFYSRFGEIDIIAIKDKVLHFVEVKSAIEYELAVQNITKSKLSKLIKTGDVYLKKNALNVDYMYDAIIVTPQKIWHLENITI, from the coding sequence ATGAGCAGAGCCAAGGGAAACTATGCAGAAGACAGGGCTTGCGAGTTTCTCTTAAATAACGGTTTTATGGTAGTTGAGCGAAACTTTTACTCTCGTTTTGGGGAGATAGATATCATTGCCATAAAAGATAAAGTTTTGCATTTTGTTGAGGTAAAGAGTGCGATTGAGTATGAACTTGCCGTTCAAAATATCACAAAGAGCAAACTCTCAAAACTCATAAAAACAGGTGATGTATATCTTAAAAAAAACGCTCTAAATGTAGACTATATGTACGACGCAATCATAGTTACGCCGCAAAAGATTTGGCACTTGGAGAATATAACTATTTAG
- a CDS encoding thioredoxin family protein, with the protein MHKIKFLVYLSLLFSTLYSAELDWANDYNAALKQAEKEKKMVYLFIGADKCIWCDRFKDMTLSKKHIIDRLKQEYVLLYMSRDRHKIPSKFTTQGVPRHYFLKSDGTVIYEDRGSREPDGFLSLIEEVSLKKGTK; encoded by the coding sequence ATGCATAAAATAAAATTTTTAGTCTATCTCTCTCTGCTCTTCTCTACACTTTATAGTGCCGAACTTGATTGGGCAAATGATTATAATGCCGCGCTCAAGCAAGCAGAGAAAGAGAAAAAAATGGTTTACCTCTTTATCGGTGCAGATAAGTGTATATGGTGCGATAGATTTAAAGATATGACACTTTCAAAAAAACATATTATCGATAGACTAAAGCAGGAGTATGTTTTGCTTTATATGTCAAGAGATAGACACAAAATCCCAAGTAAATTTACGACTCAAGGCGTACCGAGACACTACTTTTTAAAAAGTGACGGTACGGTTATCTACGAAGATAGAGGAAGCCGCGAACCGGACGGTTTTTTAAGCCTGATTGAAGAGGTAAGTTTAAAAAAGGGGACTAAATAG
- a CDS encoding aldehyde dehydrogenase family protein, with protein sequence MIANLYFGSLEVIKEEYQERVSPYSGEVVSKVALCNEDDAKKALKIAKEASKEAKKTTISQRCSWLLDVAQKLRESKEEMAKTVTDEVGKPITFARVEVDRCIETITLAAETMRTMHGETINTDAMSSGKKTISYFVREPAGVVVAITPFNFPLNLIAHKLAPALVAGNAVVLKPTPEAPLTAYKFAKLFIESKYAIKDALSVVYGDAEVGSALVTSDIPRVVSFTGSVTVGSIIAKSAGIKKVALELGGNAATYIEESADLDLAAARCAIGAFINSGQVCISLQRIYVNAKIYDEFASKMAQESKKLIVGSPYDDETFMGPLINDEACQRAMRWVESAINEGAVPMFAPKVEGRVFYPCVMTDVRDDMAIVCEEVFAPIVSLIKVDSFDEAISKINNSPYGLQFSIFTNDLNLTKRAISELDAGGVVVNDMPTLRFDIQPYGGVKLSGIGREGPRFAIEEMSEIKSVVIC encoded by the coding sequence ATGATAGCAAATCTGTATTTTGGTTCACTTGAGGTAATAAAAGAGGAGTATCAAGAGAGAGTAAGTCCATACAGCGGCGAAGTAGTTTCAAAAGTAGCTCTCTGTAATGAAGATGATGCAAAAAAAGCTTTGAAAATCGCAAAAGAGGCTTCAAAAGAGGCTAAGAAAACAACTATTTCGCAGAGATGCAGCTGGCTTTTGGATGTTGCCCAAAAACTAAGAGAGTCTAAAGAGGAGATGGCAAAAACCGTAACCGATGAGGTAGGCAAACCCATAACATTCGCAAGAGTTGAGGTGGATAGATGTATTGAGACGATTACGCTCGCTGCCGAGACGATGCGAACTATGCACGGTGAAACGATAAATACGGATGCTATGAGCAGCGGAAAAAAAACTATCTCCTATTTTGTAAGAGAGCCTGCCGGTGTTGTTGTGGCGATTACACCGTTTAACTTTCCGCTTAACTTAATAGCCCACAAATTGGCTCCGGCACTCGTTGCCGGCAATGCAGTCGTTCTTAAGCCGACCCCCGAAGCTCCGCTAACTGCTTATAAGTTCGCGAAACTCTTTATCGAAAGCAAATATGCCATAAAAGATGCTCTAAGTGTCGTTTACGGAGATGCAGAGGTAGGAAGTGCGTTAGTGACTAGTGATATACCGCGAGTAGTAAGTTTTACGGGAAGTGTAACCGTAGGTAGCATTATTGCAAAGAGTGCAGGAATAAAAAAGGTTGCTTTAGAGCTTGGCGGAAATGCGGCGACATATATAGAAGAGAGTGCGGATTTGGATTTGGCAGCTGCTAGATGTGCAATAGGTGCTTTTATAAACTCAGGTCAGGTTTGTATCTCGCTTCAACGAATCTATGTAAATGCAAAAATATATGATGAGTTTGCTTCAAAAATGGCGCAAGAGAGCAAAAAACTTATTGTCGGTTCCCCATATGACGATGAAACATTTATGGGACCGCTCATTAACGATGAAGCGTGCCAAAGAGCTATGAGATGGGTGGAGAGTGCTATAAATGAGGGTGCCGTACCGATGTTTGCTCCTAAAGTAGAGGGAAGAGTTTTTTACCCGTGTGTAATGACGGATGTTCGCGACGATATGGCAATCGTATGTGAAGAGGTTTTTGCTCCGATAGTCTCTTTGATTAAAGTTGATAGCTTTGATGAGGCGATCTCAAAGATAAACAACTCTCCTTACGGTTTGCAATTTTCAATTTTTACAAATGATTTGAATCTTACAAAAAGAGCAATCAGCGAGCTTGATGCGGGCGGGGTGGTTGTAAACGATATGCCTACCTTGCGTTTTGATATTCAGCCCTACGGCGGCGTAAAACTTAGCGGAATCGGGAGAGAAGGTCCGAGATTTGCTATCGAAGAGATGAGCGAAATTAAAAGCGTTGTAATTTGTTAG
- the alaS gene encoding alanine--tRNA ligase, translating to MDIREEFLRFFESKNHDRVASAPLVPDDASLLFNNAGMVPFKSIFTGEVPIPQNPRATSCQTCIRAGGKHNDLENVGYTARHHTFFEMLGNFSFGNYFKEDAIDYAWEFVTGVLKFPKDKLWVTVHESDDEAEALWQKHISIDRIMRLGDKDNFWQMGDTGPCGPCSEIFFDQGAENFSGTEDYMGGDGDRFLEIWNLVFMQYERSADGKLTPLPKPSIDTGMGLERVVAISEGVTSNYSSSLFMPIIKKVEELIGKEYVYASGASYRVIADHIRTVLFLLAQGVNFSNEGRGYVLRRILRRAVRHGYLLGFSEPFMHKLVDTVVAIMGKEYDYLAVKSNAVREQIELEEARFFKTIASGIELFNEELKNTKEVFSGEVAFKLYDTFGFPLDLTEDMLREKELKLDSAKFEELMQEQRTRAKAAWKGSGDDAVHGDFKELLEKFGENSFVGYENMKQKSKVLALLDESYHHTDKLSSGTNGWVFLDITPFYAQSGGQCGDSGELAGFAKVLDTKKFFGLNLSQISVEKELKVGDEVEAVVDISRNEITKHHSATHLLHSVLFDVLGDHISQAGSLVEANRLRFDFSHPKALTHEELVEIETKVNYEIMRALSGKTEVMSIDEAKKSGAKAQFGEKYGDEVRVVSFGDVSVEFCGGVHVENTAVIGSFIITKESGVSAGVRRIEAVCGHAAYQHFAQQRVLIKEIEAEVKNLDVLAGVARLKSNITELKKELHAAQNSVKADIKTQQINGVSVVVDELASGDIKEKIDELKNQHDKLCAILFQVKDDKVMMAAGVKDAGAKAGDWIKHIAPILGGGGGGRADFAQAGGKDISKLAEAKIEAMNFIVKALS from the coding sequence ATGGATATTAGAGAAGAGTTTTTAAGATTTTTTGAGTCAAAAAACCACGATAGAGTAGCAAGTGCTCCGCTTGTACCGGATGATGCTTCACTGCTTTTTAACAATGCCGGCATGGTGCCTTTTAAGTCGATTTTTACGGGTGAAGTGCCTATTCCGCAAAATCCTAGGGCTACTTCGTGCCAGACATGTATTCGCGCAGGCGGAAAGCACAACGACCTTGAAAATGTAGGCTACACTGCAAGACACCACACTTTTTTTGAGATGCTCGGCAACTTTAGTTTCGGTAACTACTTTAAGGAAGATGCGATTGACTATGCATGGGAGTTTGTGACCGGAGTTTTAAAATTTCCAAAAGATAAACTTTGGGTTACGGTTCATGAGAGCGACGATGAAGCTGAAGCACTTTGGCAAAAACATATAAGCATAGATAGAATTATGCGTCTGGGCGATAAAGACAACTTCTGGCAGATGGGCGATACCGGACCATGCGGACCGTGCAGCGAAATCTTTTTTGACCAAGGTGCAGAGAATTTCAGCGGTACTGAAGATTATATGGGCGGAGACGGCGATAGATTTTTAGAGATCTGGAATCTTGTATTTATGCAGTATGAGAGAAGTGCGGACGGCAAACTAACTCCGCTTCCAAAACCATCAATCGACACGGGTATGGGACTGGAGCGCGTTGTAGCTATCAGTGAGGGCGTTACAAGCAACTACTCATCATCTCTTTTTATGCCAATCATCAAAAAAGTAGAAGAACTTATAGGCAAAGAGTATGTTTACGCATCAGGCGCATCTTACCGCGTTATAGCAGACCACATAAGAACGGTTCTCTTTTTGCTTGCTCAGGGTGTAAACTTCTCAAATGAGGGACGCGGTTATGTTCTTCGCCGTATCCTTCGCCGTGCTGTTAGACACGGATATCTTTTAGGATTTAGCGAACCGTTTATGCACAAACTCGTAGATACGGTCGTAGCGATTATGGGCAAAGAGTATGACTATTTGGCGGTTAAATCAAATGCGGTAAGAGAGCAGATAGAACTTGAAGAAGCGAGATTTTTCAAAACTATCGCATCGGGAATCGAGCTTTTTAATGAAGAACTTAAAAATACGAAAGAAGTTTTCAGCGGAGAAGTCGCGTTTAAACTTTATGATACTTTCGGTTTCCCGCTTGACTTGACGGAAGATATGCTCAGAGAAAAAGAGCTAAAACTGGATTCTGCAAAGTTTGAAGAGTTGATGCAAGAGCAGCGTACCCGTGCAAAAGCCGCATGGAAAGGCAGCGGGGACGACGCCGTTCACGGAGATTTTAAAGAGCTTTTAGAGAAATTCGGCGAAAACAGTTTTGTGGGTTATGAGAACATGAAACAAAAAAGCAAAGTTTTGGCACTTTTAGATGAGAGCTACCATCATACAGATAAACTATCCTCCGGGACAAACGGCTGGGTATTTTTAGATATTACGCCTTTTTATGCTCAAAGCGGAGGGCAGTGCGGAGACAGCGGAGAGCTTGCAGGTTTTGCAAAGGTGCTTGACACTAAAAAATTCTTTGGACTTAATCTATCGCAAATCTCGGTAGAAAAAGAGCTAAAAGTCGGAGATGAGGTAGAGGCAGTTGTAGATATCTCAAGAAACGAGATAACAAAACATCACTCTGCTACTCACCTGCTTCATTCTGTTTTATTTGATGTCTTAGGAGATCATATATCTCAAGCGGGCTCTTTAGTGGAAGCAAATAGACTTAGATTTGACTTTTCACACCCAAAAGCGCTTACGCATGAAGAGTTGGTTGAGATAGAGACAAAAGTAAATTATGAGATTATGCGCGCGCTAAGCGGTAAAACAGAGGTTATGAGCATTGATGAGGCTAAAAAGTCGGGTGCGAAAGCTCAGTTTGGCGAAAAGTACGGCGATGAAGTCCGCGTTGTAAGTTTCGGCGATGTGAGTGTCGAGTTTTGCGGCGGCGTGCATGTAGAAAATACGGCGGTTATCGGCTCATTTATCATAACAAAAGAGAGCGGTGTAAGTGCGGGTGTGAGACGCATAGAAGCAGTTTGCGGACATGCGGCGTATCAACATTTTGCCCAGCAGAGAGTACTGATAAAAGAGATTGAAGCAGAGGTAAAAAATCTTGATGTTTTAGCAGGCGTTGCAAGACTCAAATCAAATATAACAGAGCTTAAAAAAGAGCTTCATGCTGCTCAAAACAGCGTAAAAGCAGATATAAAAACCCAGCAGATTAACGGTGTAAGCGTTGTTGTGGATGAACTTGCAAGCGGCGATATTAAAGAGAAGATAGACGAGCTTAAAAATCAGCATGACAAACTTTGTGCTATACTGTTTCAAGTAAAAGATGACAAAGTTATGATGGCTGCGGGTGTAAAAGATGCAGGGGCTAAAGCAGGAGATTGGATCAAGCATATCGCTCCGATACTCGGCGGGGGCGGCGGCGGAAGAGCAGATTTCGCACAAGCCGGCGGTAAAGATATCTCAAAACTTGCAGAAGCAAAAATTGAGGCGATGAACTTTATAGTAAAAGCTCTTTCGTAA
- the maf gene encoding septum formation inhibitor Maf: MIRLASSSPTRARLLKSAGIEFIQESVDFDEDSIVASSSKNFVYIATLGKFEANIRAFGYDDYPLLVADTVVTAGGKILRKAKTLEEAREILLTQSQSITSIITCMIFQSKEMKIIDISKTDYIFDVFDLDDVERYLHGGDWRGKAGACMVEGFCKRYIKSVRGCESTAMGLNVEILKRFL, encoded by the coding sequence GTGATAAGACTTGCTTCATCTTCGCCGACCCGTGCACGGCTTCTTAAGAGTGCCGGCATTGAATTTATCCAAGAGAGTGTTGATTTTGATGAAGATAGCATAGTCGCTTCCTCTTCTAAAAATTTCGTCTACATCGCGACACTCGGAAAGTTTGAAGCAAACATTAGGGCATTCGGATATGATGATTATCCGCTTTTGGTTGCCGATACGGTTGTTACGGCAGGCGGTAAAATACTTCGAAAAGCAAAAACACTAGAAGAAGCGAGAGAGATTTTGCTGACTCAAAGCCAAAGTATCACAAGCATAATTACTTGTATGATTTTTCAATCAAAAGAGATGAAGATTATAGATATCTCTAAGACGGATTATATTTTTGATGTTTTTGATTTGGATGATGTAGAGAGATATCTTCATGGCGGAGATTGGCGCGGAAAAGCAGGTGCATGTATGGTCGAGGGCTTTTGCAAAAGGTACATTAAAAGCGTAAGAGGGTGTGAGAGTACGGCTATGGGCTTAAATGTAGAGATATTAAAGAGATTTTTGTAA
- a CDS encoding pyridoxal phosphate-dependent aminotransferase family protein, with the protein MYYAKELEALKRSKRYRTREVVDNTVLDFASNDYLGLAHNKELHNATCKVLSGMPLHSSKASLLVNGYHQIHRDFEAALCEANGFLDGVILGSGFNANLALIESLVRRGDTLFMDEKYHASGVLATRLNGMDVKFFTHNDMRELEELLKASSANRKIVAVEGIYSMDGDLVSKDVFEICDRYDAILIVDEAHSSGVIGKKLMGVFDYYDIAIKPNHIKMGTLGKAYGSFGAFILASSHIVEYLINRAKPIIYATSLSLYDTLLAHNALRYMLENRESLKQEIKKRQEIVYEELGIKIDGLIVPIVINDNEKVIKIRDELKSLGYAVGGIRQPTVECAIIRLIARLGNSCDSLRELCINLAKIKK; encoded by the coding sequence ATGTACTATGCAAAAGAGCTTGAGGCTCTAAAGAGATCAAAAAGATATAGAACCAGAGAGGTTGTCGATAACACTGTTTTGGATTTCGCATCCAATGATTATCTCGGACTTGCTCATAATAAAGAGCTTCATAATGCGACATGTAAAGTTTTGTCGGGTATGCCGTTGCACAGCTCAAAGGCTTCGCTTTTGGTAAACGGATATCATCAGATTCATAGAGATTTTGAAGCGGCATTGTGTGAAGCAAACGGTTTTCTTGACGGGGTGATTTTGGGGAGCGGGTTTAATGCAAATCTGGCACTCATCGAATCACTCGTGCGAAGAGGCGATACTCTTTTTATGGATGAAAAGTACCATGCTTCTGGGGTATTGGCAACCAGATTAAACGGTATGGATGTTAAATTTTTTACCCATAACGATATGAGAGAGCTAGAAGAGTTACTAAAAGCATCAAGTGCAAATAGAAAAATAGTTGCCGTTGAGGGAATCTACTCGATGGACGGCGATTTGGTCAGCAAAGATGTGTTTGAGATTTGCGACAGGTATGATGCAATCTTGATAGTGGATGAAGCTCACAGCAGCGGAGTCATCGGTAAAAAGCTTATGGGAGTATTTGATTATTACGATATAGCGATAAAACCAAACCATATCAAAATGGGAACGCTCGGCAAAGCATACGGGAGTTTTGGAGCTTTCATTTTGGCATCTTCGCATATCGTAGAGTACCTTATTAACCGTGCAAAGCCCATTATCTATGCAACTTCGCTCTCTCTTTATGATACTCTTTTGGCACATAACGCCCTTAGGTATATGTTAGAAAACAGAGAGTCGTTAAAGCAAGAGATAAAAAAAAGACAAGAGATAGTTTATGAGGAGCTTGGCATTAAGATTGACGGTCTGATAGTTCCGATTGTTATAAACGATAATGAAAAAGTTATAAAAATCCGTGATGAGTTAAAGAGTTTGGGTTATGCCGTAGGCGGCATAAGGCAGCCGACAGTCGAGTGTGCTATCATAAGATTGATAGCAAGATTGGGCAATAGTTGCGATTCGTTAAGAGAGTTGTGTATAAATTTAGCTAAAATAAAAAAATGA
- a CDS encoding ATP-binding cassette domain-containing protein, whose product MNVTKLHITIDKKSLVDIGFSIPSSLALVGQSGSGKSLTIKALLGMLPRSMNLELECENSFEFIAGDTLAFVPQNPFTALSPLTKIKKQFFIPLPKVEKLFAQVGLDAGLLERFPPELSGGQLQRVVIAMALSHEPKLILLDEPTTALDPEMRVVILTLLKALQSEFGFKILFVTHDISSAKILCEDICVIKEGRVVESGKMDSVLQNPIAEYTKILIDANFANRKFRI is encoded by the coding sequence ATGAATGTCACAAAGCTGCATATAACAATAGACAAAAAAAGTTTGGTGGATATAGGGTTTAGCATCCCTTCTTCACTGGCGTTGGTAGGGCAGAGCGGAAGCGGTAAAAGTTTGACTATCAAGGCGCTTCTTGGAATGTTGCCTCGCAGTATGAACTTAGAGTTGGAGTGTGAAAATAGTTTTGAGTTTATTGCCGGAGATACTTTGGCATTTGTACCTCAAAACCCATTTACGGCACTCTCTCCGCTTACAAAGATAAAAAAGCAGTTTTTTATTCCGCTGCCAAAAGTTGAAAAACTTTTTGCACAAGTGGGATTGGATGCAGGACTTTTAGAGAGGTTTCCGCCGGAACTCTCGGGCGGACAGCTTCAAAGAGTGGTAATCGCTATGGCGCTTAGTCATGAGCCAAAGCTTATTTTGCTTGATGAGCCGACGACGGCGCTTGACCCCGAAATGAGAGTCGTGATCTTGACTCTTTTAAAAGCTCTTCAAAGCGAGTTTGGATTTAAGATACTTTTTGTGACGCATGATATCTCCTCTGCCAAGATTTTATGCGAGGATATTTGTGTTATAAAAGAGGGCAGGGTCGTAGAGAGCGGAAAAATGGACAGTGTACTGCAAAACCCGATTGCCGAGTATACAAAAATTTTAATTGATGCAAATTTTGCAAATAGGAAATTTAGAATATGA
- a CDS encoding penicillin-binding protein 1A has protein sequence MKIIKKIFFAALVLGLLIPFLMIGYFLSEFRYDISSLTDYKPPVTTRLYDKNGEKIANIFDKEHRYYASFNEIPPRAIEALLAIEDTTFFEHQGINVDAIFRAIIKDIQAGKMVEGASTITQQLVKNRLLSREKKIERKVQEVIYSMIVEAALSKEEILERYLNEIYFGHGYHGIKTAADGYFHKKLSELTLKEMAILVGLPKAPSTYTPTKNYEISMGRANRVVSRMYSLGWIDEETHNRALLEKPKVFDDTLTQNSAPFVVDEVLRRAEELGMHDIKTGGYDIYTTIDIKLQEAAEDSLKKAYNMSIERMKGYKIDAATLEAKTKLLNGALVSLDSKTGDILALVGSVDYKKNSYNRATQGRRQPGSAFKPFIYQVAIDLGYSGATELVDIAKTYTYEKDGEEVKWQPKNYEDNYEGILTLREALIHSRNLATINLVSDIGLSQLLKEFKKFGIANVPEDLSISLGTISLSPLDLAKYYTSFANAGVQVEPNLIRYIEKGSAKIYEKKEKTRFITDKTQAYIMTTILKDVVERGTGKQAKVDGIELAGKTGTTNNNVDAWFAGYSPTIQTVVWFGNDDNTPMYSIETGGRVAGPAFALYYQHILKLYPQIQRKFDVPEGVREVTINGKKEYFSDTSKPPRAEAEVTAGDKLLF, from the coding sequence ATGAAAATTATAAAAAAAATATTTTTTGCCGCCCTTGTTCTTGGGTTGCTGATCCCGTTTTTGATGATAGGATATTTTTTAAGTGAATTTAGATACGATATATCATCGTTGACTGATTATAAACCTCCCGTTACAACGAGATTATATGATAAAAACGGTGAAAAAATTGCAAATATTTTTGATAAAGAACATAGATATTATGCTTCTTTTAATGAGATTCCGCCAAGAGCCATAGAAGCGCTTTTAGCGATAGAAGATACTACTTTTTTTGAACATCAGGGTATAAATGTAGATGCTATTTTTAGAGCGATTATAAAAGATATTCAAGCCGGCAAAATGGTTGAGGGTGCAAGTACTATTACGCAGCAGCTGGTAAAAAACAGACTCTTAAGCAGAGAAAAAAAGATAGAGAGAAAAGTGCAAGAGGTTATCTACTCTATGATAGTAGAAGCGGCATTAAGCAAAGAGGAGATACTGGAGAGATACCTAAACGAGATCTATTTCGGTCACGGATATCACGGGATAAAAACGGCGGCAGACGGTTATTTTCATAAAAAATTATCCGAGTTGACTTTAAAAGAGATGGCTATACTTGTAGGTTTGCCAAAAGCGCCCAGTACTTACACGCCGACTAAAAATTATGAAATATCTATGGGCAGAGCAAATCGCGTAGTCTCAAGAATGTATTCTCTTGGCTGGATAGATGAAGAGACGCACAATCGCGCTCTTTTGGAAAAACCGAAAGTTTTTGATGATACGCTGACGCAAAACAGCGCTCCGTTTGTTGTAGATGAAGTTTTAAGAAGAGCCGAAGAGTTGGGTATGCATGATATAAAAACAGGCGGATACGATATATATACTACGATAGATATAAAACTTCAAGAAGCGGCGGAAGATTCGCTAAAAAAAGCTTACAATATGTCTATAGAGAGAATGAAGGGGTACAAGATAGATGCAGCAACTTTAGAAGCTAAGACAAAACTTTTAAACGGTGCGCTTGTTTCATTGGACTCAAAAACCGGAGATATCTTAGCACTCGTAGGCAGTGTCGATTATAAGAAAAATTCATATAACAGAGCAACGCAGGGTCGCCGTCAGCCGGGTTCGGCATTTAAACCGTTTATATATCAGGTCGCAATTGATTTGGGTTATTCAGGGGCAACGGAGCTTGTGGATATCGCTAAAACATACACCTATGAAAAAGACGGCGAAGAGGTTAAGTGGCAGCCTAAAAATTATGAGGATAATTATGAAGGTATTTTAACGCTTAGAGAAGCGCTTATTCACTCAAGAAATCTAGCTACCATCAATCTTGTAAGCGATATCGGACTAAGTCAGCTTCTTAAAGAGTTTAAAAAATTCGGTATCGCCAATGTGCCCGAAGATCTGTCAATTTCGCTTGGGACTATCTCTCTTTCGCCTTTGGATCTGGCAAAATACTATACCTCTTTTGCAAATGCAGGCGTTCAGGTTGAACCGAATTTGATACGATACATAGAGAAGGGTTCTGCTAAGATTTATGAGAAAAAAGAGAAAACCCGTTTTATTACGGACAAAACACAAGCTTATATTATGACGACGATTTTAAAAGATGTAGTAGAAAGAGGAACGGGAAAACAGGCTAAAGTAGACGGGATAGAACTTGCAGGGAAAACAGGAACTACAAATAACAATGTGGATGCGTGGTTTGCAGGATATTCACCGACGATTCAGACTGTTGTCTGGTTCGGAAATGACGATAACACTCCTATGTACAGTATAGAGACGGGCGGCAGAGTAGCCGGACCTGCTTTTGCTCTATATTATCAGCATATTTTAAAACTATATCCTCAGATTCAGAGAAAGTTTGATGTCCCGGAAGGGGTTAGAGAAGTTACCATAAACGGCAAAAAAGAGTATTTTAGCGATACTTCAAAACCGCCTCGTGCCGAGGCGGAGGTTACTGCCGGAGATAAACTGCTTTTTTAA
- a CDS encoding outer membrane lipoprotein-sorting protein, translating into MGKIFLIIFLFSTYLAADEAHEIIKKLDENFRGKSIYMQLNMKIVSMGHARVMKVQSYSHGTKKSFVKIIYPPKDEGITFLSLDKEMWQYVPKIERIIKIPPSMMLQKWMGSDITNDDMVKQSSMVEDYEPKIIKREGSVVTIELIPKENAPVVWGKIITNIDTATYTSHKDIFYDEEGKEVRFFIYENVKKVGSYFIPTYWRVESSDAKGRYTEMVIEEVEYDTKISEEYFTKSALKRFSK; encoded by the coding sequence ATGGGCAAAATATTTTTAATTATATTTCTGTTTAGTACATATTTAGCGGCTGATGAAGCGCATGAGATTATCAAAAAACTTGATGAAAATTTCAGAGGCAAAAGTATCTATATGCAGTTAAATATGAAAATAGTATCTATGGGGCATGCGCGGGTTATGAAAGTGCAGAGCTACTCACATGGAACAAAGAAAAGTTTTGTAAAAATCATCTATCCTCCAAAAGATGAGGGGATAACTTTTTTAAGCCTTGATAAAGAGATGTGGCAGTATGTCCCAAAGATAGAGAGAATTATAAAAATCCCGCCCTCCATGATGCTTCAAAAATGGATGGGAAGCGATATAACCAACGATGATATGGTAAAACAGAGTTCGATGGTAGAGGATTATGAGCCAAAGATAATCAAAAGAGAGGGCAGCGTAGTAACCATAGAGCTTATACCAAAGGAGAATGCTCCCGTCGTATGGGGCAAAATCATCACAAACATAGACACCGCGACTTACACCTCCCATAAAGACATTTTTTACGATGAGGAGGGTAAAGAGGTAAGATTTTTTATATATGAGAATGTAAAAAAAGTAGGCAGCTATTTTATCCCGACTTATTGGAGGGTAGAATCAAGCGATGCAAAGGGCAGATATACCGAAATGGTTATAGAAGAGGTTGAGTATGACACGAAAATCTCCGAAGAGTATTTCACTAAAAGTGCGTTGAAGAGATTTTCGAAGTAG